TGAAATAAGCAGTGAAATCTCCCTTTTTTTCAATTTCACAAATAGAATAAAGCTTTCAAATATGTCAAAGTGGGTTTCAAACAGCGTTAATGCTTTACCTAAAATGTCTTACATGCTTTCACAACATAAGAGTAGATAGTAAAGGAGGATCGGTCGTTCAGCGATGCAAAATATATTTCCCCTAACTTTCCcccaataacaacaacaacagcatttaatacaatattaaacaCCGAAACTTAAAGCTCTCggttgtgaaaaaaaaaactgcattggTATTTTCATAATTCACAGAGAACCAAAACATATTACTTTATAGGAGTATTAGCGTCAGTGCTGGTTTTCAGACTGCATGGTCACTGTTCGTGTCGCTCCCTGCAGATGTCCCAGTGGCAGGACCTGCTGAGGCTGGACTCAGCCATCCAGGGCCGCGTGAGCCAGCTGTATGAGAGAAAGTTCCCCAGAGAGATCCGCCACAGTCTGTGCGTCTTGATAGAGAGCCAGGACTGGTAAGACAGGCACTCACAGGCGACCATATGGGGCCAGGGCCTCCAGGTTCACAGTGCAACATTAGCAGttattttgttgtcatttgcacatttgtttgTCAATACTGCATACGCCATTGATAAATGATATGGGTCTTAAAAGCCACACTTGCATTATTACTATTTTGAAGGATTCTTTTGTAGAGGGGTgctgtgttcaaatgtagttgtgaggactttattttgtttgtttttattgtcctTAAAAGGGGTATTTTACTAAATAATATTTCACTTAATCTAGTTACTACAACTGAATTACTAATTATGAaccaacacatacacagagggGGAGTAATGGGGACACGGTGCCCACAGATCTTTTTTGCCCTGGGGGACCCCTACTGGCTTAACTGGCTTGTCCTGAAAGAAGATATCTTTTTAATCATACATGAAAAACTATAATTTTTCAGGATTTTGTGGAAAACACAAATCTTTTTACAGAACTATATACATTATAGCAGGGGTCTTCAGCGTTattcgggccaaggacccccacaCTGGTGTAACATGGTGCAGGGACccactactgtatatattgtacacaagaggcttgaggaggtctgtgcgactctgtctctgactgtaggtgtgtgtcgccgcccttcgcgaagtacagcggaggagagaatgtgaatggcaaagcaaaaaaaaacaaaaaagaaaaacaagatactgtaaataaatagtATTGGGATTCATATTATTCACCGAGGTTAAAAATATAATGCGTTAAAGGGGGATTTAACCATCTGTATGGCCCAAATGTGCGATGTATTCGGCTGATTAAGATTAAATTAGGAATGAGTGAGTGTCCCACAAAGTGTACCCTCATTCAGCACAATCcctaaattacacattttctgtTGCTCTGTGTTAGGGATTTGGCAGCTGTGGATGAAAATGCAGCAAGCATATGTTTCCGTGCACTCCTGGTGAATTTGGAAGAGCAGTGGAACAGTTGTGTGCAGGAGAACAACATTTTGCAGCGACCTGATTTTACAGGGATGAAATACTACCTGCTGGTAGGGCAGACTGAACATTACATTAAGCAATTCATTTTAGATTTACTTCATTTCTATGCTCAAAGCAGAATAATTATAACTTCGtattgcttttattatttatttttaacttagAAAAACTTTGAAGATGAGCCACTGAACTTGGCGGTAATCCTCTCTGAATGCctgaaggaggaaaagaagatCCTGGCTTCTGCCTCTGAAGCACAGGTAGGATGATATCAGATGAATATCATGTGCCACAAGATTATTCAAATCTGTCtaatgtttggttttatttttttattcctgCTCTGAAGAGACATATTTAAACTTTGCACCGTGTAATGTCACGTACACAGTTACACCACAGGCTCAGCACTGTTCACATAGGAGTCTGTTTTGTAAGAAGAATATTGAAAgaaatatctttgtttttgtcagggTTGCAGCAGTCCAGCCATGGATCCAAAATGGAAAGAGCTGGACAACAAAGTCAGTGAACTGGAAAGACAGTCTTCGGTAAACTCACATGGACtgtaaccttttttatttttatttttattgtttcccattctgggaaaaaaaacaaacatacttcATAATTTCTAAATGTGTGAACTGTAATGCAGGAGGTGAAGAAGGAAATACAGTCACTGGAGCGCCTAAATGACGAGCTTGACTTCATACAGAAGACCTGGCAAAGCCAAGGTATGGAGGACACCTACAGAAACAGGTGACAGGTTTGTTGTGAGTTTATGCTTCATATATGTCTCATCTGTCATTTCCAGTGGATCAGCACATTGGATTGAACCACACTTTTGTGGAAGAGGAATGTCACAAGAGGATCGACTTtatcacacaaacaaagcagGTACTGTTTGGTGAGATCAGCACAAACTGATAAACTACTTTCTTAGAGCATTGAAAGGACGTTTTTTTAGCTTTGCTAATGTTTTGTATATCGCcaatagagatatagagaagaaAGGTCTGTTCTAATAATGTCGTGTTTGAGCGTTATTGTTAAGTATTGTTTTTTAGTAAAAGCATTTTCTTCTCACATTAATCTCTTCATGTTGAGTTCAATGCAAAGTTAATTAGACCTCCCCACATGCTCAATGCTTGCTGTGTTCCTTTGGTCTTGCAGATGGTGCTGCAGCAGATAGTGAACATTTTGGAACTGGCACAGCCGATTGTGGCGACTCTCACAGACATGGAGCTGCCTGAGTGGAAGCGCAGGCAGCAGCTGGCCTGCATTGGAAGTCCAGTTGACATCTGTCTGGACCATCTCCAGAAGTGGTTAGAACTTTAGTATGATCTTGgcttttcatgtttcatgttaagGAACCAACTTTGTATATTTGAGAAAACGTCTCTCTGTCCCATCTGTCACACTTTATACCTACTGAcaaacttgtgtttgtgttgcctgCGTGCACTTATGTTGTATGTGCAGGTTCACGACTGTGGCAGAGGTGCTACTACGACTACACGAACAGCTGCAGAACCTGCAAGACCAGAACAAGAAATATGGCAGCGCTGATGCCTCCAGCCTCCTAGGTCGTATGGCCGAAATTAAGAACACGACACTATCCTTATTCACAAAACTTCTTACAAAGTGAGTCATGACATCAGGACTCTTCTGtgttatatacacacacagactggtACACACACTTTCATATTGTTGACACGTTTTGTTGTGGTCTTACTCTGCAGTGCTCTCGTGGTTGAGAAACAACCTGTCATGTCGAGTTTACCACAACGACCTCTGATACTGAAGACCAGGGTGCGCTTCACAGTGAGAGTGAGGTAATGaagaaatggtgtgtgtgtgtgtgtgtgtgtgtgtgtgtgtgatgaaaaaATAGCCAACACAGAATTGAGATGATAAATctaagtataataaataattgtcaACTATGGACAGATTTCAGGTAACTATCTTTACAAGAACTTATCTTGGTTTCGTGTACAGCAGTTTTGAACGTGCAGTCTAATCAAATACAGAACTGCACTGTAAGAGGTGTTTCTGTAATTCATATTGTTGCCTTTTCTCTAAAATTAGAACTGTGCTTATTGGAAGAACAAAATGTTCCACTTGTGACGATAAAGTAGCTTTAATCTTTTCAGAATCTAATACTCAGCTTGCTTCTTTGTGGTCGATGGCAGCTGTAGTCGTCTTGGGTCAAAAtgcctttaaaaacaatttaatcagATGGAGCTACGAGGAGTCAATAGCATAAATATACATCATACAAATAGTTTTTGAaaagagatgacaggaaatgatgtGAGAGAGAGTTGGAGGATGACATGAGCTACCACACGACGTCAGCGCGGCTGGACTGGAACCGGGAATGCTCTTGTTCATTGTActgtatgatttattttattttttgaagaTCATTCTGTTAGTATTTGTTTCTTCTCTTCCCAGGTTCTTGGCAAACCTCCCAGAATTCAAGTACCTGCTCAAAGTCAAACCTGTATTTGACAAGTAAGTCAAAGAAAACTTTGGTCTGAGCCAGtgatataatacattatgaCTTTACATAAAGAAGTCTTcctttaatgaaatgttttactttttattgtttttatttttataataacactTTATCCTTTCTTATCTTATtaatctttttatatattttccccTGGAAATAAGGGATGTTGAAGAAGCCAAGGCGGTTAAAGGGTAAGTAAAGGGTACAAATCTGAACTGTAAATTGATGAAGTGTTTGTATAAAATACTTGTACATTTTTGGACATGGACAGACTCTGGTCTGATGTCGTTGTAGGTTTCGTCACTTTGACTTCAACAGGGATGAGTGTAAGGTGCTGGACGTGGACTCGCCTCGAGGAGACTTGGTGACAGAATTTGGTCACATGGTAAGAAACTCTTCAGAATGGTGAATGGAAGAAGCACTCGTGGACACGAGTTAAACTATGTCATCAAACGGACATATAGCTTTGTGTTTTATGAACATGTTGTACAATGCATACATCAAAcaagtatagtaaagtatataatgagtgtgttttccttttttcagtCTCTCAAGGAAAGCGAAGGAAGAGCCAAAGGATCACATGAGGTAAGATGAGACATTCAAATTCAATTAACGGCTGTTTGTAGGTATaaagaatcagaatcatttttaATGCCATGTGCTGTGGTTAGTTGGTGCTACTCgtccaaaatataaaaaattaacaaAATCTAGACAGTAGGTACAAAATACAGACAGTAAACAATGTACAATATAAGCAttacgttaatgtaacgtgtagagggggagggagagacagtgtcagcgggggtctctggccttgttgatgaggccgaatcttacctgcacgcttccggGTCCTGGAGGCGTACAGGTCCTGTAGGGATGGCAGATTACAGCTGATCACCTTCTCCGCAGAgcgaatgacacgctgcagtctgaccttgtcccggtcagtagcagcagcgtaccagatggtgatggaggaggtgaggatggactcgatgatggcagtatagaagtgcaccatcatcgtctttggcaggttgaataTCCTCAGCTAccgcaggaagtacatcctctgctgtgcttttttgatgagagctgatgttcagctcccacttcaggtcctggGTGATGATGGTGCACAGGAAGTGTAAGGACTCCACAGTGTCCACAGGGGAGTCACATGGGGTGATTGGGGCAGGTGTggctgggctcttcctgaagttCACAAtgttgaaggcagagctgaagtccacaaacaggatcctgGTGTAGGTTCCTGCGGAATCCAGGTGCTGGAGAATGTAGTGGAGGGCCTGTGgtccttgttttttttgggggcGGGGATAATGGTGGAGACCTTGAAGCATGCTGGCACGTGGCATGTCTCCAGTGAGGTGTTAAAAATGTCTGTGAACACTGGAGACAGCTGATCAGCACAGTGCTTCAAagtggagggagagacagtcAGTTCTGCCTCTTGAATAGGATGTTGACGTCCCTCTCAAGAATGGAGAGAGGTGTCACTGTGGAAgtagggggggaggggggcgcTGAGGTGGGCAGTAGTGGAGAGGCTAAGGCCTCTGCTGAGGTGGGGCTCCTGGGCTGGAGCTGATGAAGAGTGGCGCGGGGGATGATGTCAGGTCTGTCCCATTGTCTTTCAAAGCGACAGTagaacagtatgtgtgtatatgtataaagATATATGTAAAGAGAGCGACACAAGACAGGTGTTTTATTGTGAGCAGGTAAATATAAACATCACAGTTTTAGTCCCAACCAAGTTACAAGCTAGGTGTGCTCCGCCACCGCTACGCGATTACGAATCATTAAACACGTAATTTCTCCGTCTCTTTCTTCATCAGACTCGTCTGCCAGTCACTGAAGAACTCCACGTCATTAAGTTTGTGACACAGTTTCAGTACGCTGGACTGGAACTTAACATTGAGGTGagtaaacatgacaaaacacaGTCAGAGGCACTTCAGATTCTGTGTGCTCTTTAAGATATTATTGGTGGAAGAGAAGGAACAATGACACTAGCCAGGTTGTTTATTGAATGgtcttctcctgctgtgttGGTCCAGGCCAGCTCTCTGCCTGTGGTTGTCATCTCCAGTACCAATCAGGCCGTCGCTGCCTGGGCCTCTGTCATGTGGTACAACATGCTGTCCACTAGTGAACCCAGGGTAAAGCCatcacacatcaacacaacaatATCAGGATATGTTTACCTGCATGATAAGACACGTGGGAATTACACCAAACAGACATACCTATGCATTTTGGGTTTATGCTTTTAATTTCTCATGTACAGATTGTAccattgtctttctttttgtaaatcTAATCGTCTAGTCTTGAATCCCATTTTAAGTCTGTGCCTCTGTTGTGTAGGACCTGTTGTTGTTTGTGGACCCTCCTCCACTCACCTGGCAGCAGCTGTCGCAGGTTCTCAGCTGGCAGTTTTGGTCCTGTGGCAAACGGGAGCTCGACGAAGACCAGCTCTCCGTGCTAAGAGACAAAATTGTGGGTGAGTGTTTGAGCGTGTCTTccataaaaataactttatagTGTAAGCTTGCACCATAGGATCAGTATTGAAGACTGTGCACTTCCATGTAAAGTAATAGTTATGCAATTTGGGAATATATGctcactttcttgctgagagggttgataccactctcatgtgtgATACATTTGAAACTACAACCAGGGgttggttagcctagcttagcacaaagacaagctaactctgtgtcactctctgaACAAAAACTGATGAGTAAAAGCAACATGTTGTGGGATTAGCACAGGTTATGTACTCAACTATTTCTTGTCTCGGCACAGTGACTCCTGGGAAATCActgtgaaaatatttatttgtacagaTCAAACAGACGAGATATAGCGTGTTATAGCGTGAGCTACAGAGGTGCTGCTCGGCATATCTTGTTACCTTTGGGCAGAGCCAGGCTAAccgtttccctctgtttccagtcctTATGCTAAGATAAGCTCCACTTCTGTAGCTTCATACtgcacagacatgagaatgACATTGATCTCCTCACCGAACTTAAGAAatcatattttccaaaatgtcaaactattacttTAAAGCACCATCACTGTCATCTTTAGTGGTATGTgaggaaagtgaaaaaaagcatgtgtttctgtattgttTTTGGAAACTGTATAAATAGAACATGTCCATCAGTAGGATTTCTATATATGAAGCTTGAACACATTGCTCGCTAAACCTAAGATATAAAGGATGATGTGCTAATTTCTCTACTTCAGAGTGTATGTTATTTTCATGACATTTCTTGTGTAACTGTTGGTTTCTTCACAGATGACCCCGAAGGTCTCGTTCACTGGAACAACTTCTCCAAGGTGAGTGTTGAGCAAGATTCTTGTTACACTGTAGTTTACACAGTTGGTACAACCTGTAggacttgtgtgtgtatgtgtgtttgtttgtttacatgttcaCCTTTGCGTCCCAGAATGAAAATATATGGATTTGGATTGACGGAATCCTGGATTTGATCAAAAAACACTTGGTGGATCTTTGGCGGGATGGGTAAGAGTCATCATCTCAGCAATGTTTTACTGTTGTTAATTGTATTCACAATGACACATCACATTAATTATGAGACAGCGGTCCACATACCATCAACCATGGAGACCACTGAAACAAGTACCATTACACGATGCTTCCCAGTTAACTAAACTCTCATCATATTCTGTGTGTGGGCTTCAGGTCCATCATGGGGTTTGTGACCAGGGATAGAACACAGGTTCTGTTGCAAGAAAAACATCACGGGACTTTTCTGCTCCGCTTTAGCGAGAGCAGAAAACACGGAGCCATCACCTTCAGCTGGGTTGACCACTCCAATGGTGGTATGTTCctgtacatgtctgtgtgtttggacAAAGTTCAAGTTTTAAATAGCCGCAGGATCAAGTAACACAAACAGCATGTTCACACTGTAAACATGGTGCCGTAAACTCTTGATGCCTAATAACTAATGTACCCTGCAAAGCATGTgtacaaaaataattgtcattGTCAGTCAACATAAACTCATTCCTCATTAACCCAGAGCTAGAAAGCCAAAAAGAGGGGGGGACAtctaaaacaaatcaatatcagtttaagtgtacacaAGATTTAGAAtgttttcactgctttaccttgctgtcagacagcgcTTTCTGaagggaactgaagctgttatctacGCTCTCTTCAAagtcaccagactccattggGGAAAAAACCCAGTAATTTTAGCTTGCAGAACACAGGGGTTACTGGTCATACGCTGCCTCGATCAgctagtttgtttgtgttattgtgtgaattTGGCGTTCTAAAGtgttagtttggattcaccaaattcaaacacttttgacgccaaagtcacacaataacacaattgATTTGTTTAGGTGTCCTAAATAAGTTTAAGGCAGCTGGTCCCTCCAGTTGTCTGTCCTGTCTTCAATTAAATTATTTCAACACCTCACATTCAGATATTTGTTTGATATATGTTGTTAGCttacttttctttctgtatgtggTTCTCCTGTAGAGCCCTTTGTGCATGCAGTAGATCCCTACAACAAGGATGAGCTGTTGTTGACGCCTCTGCCAGAAATCATCTACCACTACAGTCTGAGAGGCCGCAGGGGCACGCACACCAATCCTCTGATCTATCTGTACCCAGACATCCACAAAGACGCTGCCTTTGAACGCTACTACAACTCCTCTGGTATTGTCTCTTGCTTGACTTTCCccctgaaaacaaaatgactttaCTTAGGGGTTAGGAAGAACAATGAAGGACAGGAATTTATACCATGATGGTGATTGGTCTTTTTCTACCCCAGGACTACaggaattaaaatgattaaataaatgtacttattcCAAAACACTTGGATGTCTCTTACAGAAACATATTGTCTGATATAACCAGTGCAACAGTTGGATAAATTAAAGCTCCTCCTTCTCTGACATGTAATGATAATGATCATTTATAATGTTAACGCTGAGGTTATCCTGTTTAAGACATAATATTCTTTATTGAACATGAACCCTGTGATGACCTCTAATCACCTCTGTTCATGCAGCAATGTCGACACCTAAAATGTCTGGGTACGTTCCCAGAACAAAAGGGGATTTCTCAGagtaagtaaaacaataataataaaaaacaaatcatgaTTGTATGGAGCCCCTCTGAGGTCACgtgttgggaaaaaaaaaacttgatgtGTAAACCGTGCGCTTGGATTCACAGATAATCTTTGGGTTTccttgttttatatgtttatattatatttactatttgTGGCATTTTATCTGCTGTTGCATCACTCTGTAGCCTAACCCTTCTAAATGGAACTTATAGTGAGTCTGTGGTACTAAATAGTACATATAGTGACCTTACCGTGCTTTTGGGCATTTTTATTGGTATCAATTTGATACGGTACAGAAATATTTACCTGGAATTTCCGTGCATTGCTTataatactttttatatattgtagtattgctacttttacgtAAATAAAGGATCTGGCTTCTCCTTCCATCACTGAGAACAGTAAAGTGCAGGGCATCAACccttattattaaacaaaacaataagcatataaatgaattaataaatacatattacagCATGGCCACTGTGTACCAAAACTATAGACACTCCTAAATCAAGAACATACaacatagaaaacaaaatgtgctaTATGGGAATAATGTGGTCTGTAGGAATGTTACTGCACTGTATTAAAGTGATACCATAGTGcagacatgtcaaactcaaggacCGGGGGCCACTTCCGGCAATAACatgaatattatccaatatgtctatcctgtttaataaatgttgccctctctgtgattgagtgtGACACC
This portion of the Cottoperca gobio chromosome 21, fCotGob3.1, whole genome shotgun sequence genome encodes:
- the LOC115026732 gene encoding signal transducer and activator of transcription 1-alpha/beta-like, whose amino-acid sequence is MSQWQDLLRLDSAIQGRVSQLYERKFPREIRHSLCVLIESQDWDLAAVDENAASICFRALLVNLEEQWNSCVQENNILQRPDFTGMKYYLLKNFEDEPLNLAVILSECLKEEKKILASASEAQGCSSPAMDPKWKELDNKVSELERQSSEVKKEIQSLERLNDELDFIQKTWQSQVDQHIGLNHTFVEEECHKRIDFITQTKQMVLQQIVNILELAQPIVATLTDMELPEWKRRQQLACIGSPVDICLDHLQKWFTTVAEVLLRLHEQLQNLQDQNKKYGSADASSLLGRMAEIKNTTLSLFTKLLTNALVVEKQPVMSSLPQRPLILKTRVRFTVRVRFLANLPEFKYLLKVKPVFDKDVEEAKAVKGFRHFDFNRDECKVLDVDSPRGDLVTEFGHMSLKESEGRAKGSHETRLPVTEELHVIKFVTQFQYAGLELNIEASSLPVVVISSTNQAVAAWASVMWYNMLSTSEPRDLLLFVDPPPLTWQQLSQVLSWQFWSCGKRELDEDQLSVLRDKIVDDPEGLVHWNNFSKNENIWIWIDGILDLIKKHLVDLWRDGSIMGFVTRDRTQVLLQEKHHGTFLLRFSESRKHGAITFSWVDHSNGEPFVHAVDPYNKDELLLTPLPEIIYHYSLRGRRGTHTNPLIYLYPDIHKDAAFERYYNSSAMSTPKMSGYVPRTKGDFSDNPTPPPSPPRDMPMMDMDVDVTEEDDELFQELSEFFFCNSPTFDISSRNG